A genomic segment from Malus domestica chromosome 05, GDT2T_hap1 encodes:
- the LOC103419904 gene encoding subtilisin-like protease SBT1.2, translating to MELVTLKTRLFISILFIVLVSVCANTLQTYIVQLNPQGVTSSSFASKPSWHLSFLEQTMSSEEDASSRLLYSYHSAMEGFAAQLSESELESLKMLPDVIAIRPDHRLQIHTTYSYKFLGLGLSASREGAWYKSAFGRGTIIGVLDTGVWPESPSFNDRGMPAVPKKWRGICQEGQNFNSSNCNRKLIGARFFTKGHRVATYTPDGGREYVSPRDSHGHGTHTSSTAGGATVPMASIFGTAAGVARGMAPGAHIAVYKVCWLNGCYSSDILAAMDVAIRDGVDILSLSLGGFPIPLYDDSIAIGSFRAVEHGISVVCAAGNNGPIQSSVANEAPWITTIGASTLDRRFPGIVQMGNGKYLYGESLYPGNHLKRAGKELELVYVTSENSGSEYCFKGSLPRAKVRGKIVVCDRGINGRAEKGEVVKEAGGAAMILANTVINQEENSVDVHVLPATLIGFKESVHLKAYINSTRRPTARIAFGGTVIGKSRAPAVAQFSARGPSYSNPSILKPDVIAPGVNIIAAWPQNLGPTGLPEDSRRVNFTVMSGTSMACPHGSGIAALIRSAHPKWSPAAIKSAVMTTAEVVDHAGKPIMDGDKPAGVFAIGAGHVNPERAIDPGLIYDIRPEDYVTHLCTLGYTKSEILTITHRNVSCREVLKMNRGFSLNYPSISVIFKHGTRSKMIKRRVTNVGSPNSIYKVEVMAPKEVKVRVKPQRLIFTHINQSLSYKVWFISRKRTEKGKMSFAQGQLTWVNSNNSFNRVKSPFSVTWK from the coding sequence ATGGAACTCGTAACACTCAAAACCCGTCTTTTCATTTCCATTCTCTTCATTGTCTTGGTTTCGGTTTGTGCAAACACTCTCCAGACTTACATTGTTCAGCTCAACCCTCAGGGTGTGACCAGCTCTTCTTTTGCTTCTAAGCCGAGTTGGCATCTCTCGTTTCTTGAACAAACAATGTCTTCCGAAGAAGATGCTTCTTCGCGACTTCTTTACTCTTACCATTCTGCCATGGAAGGGTTTGCCGCTCAGCTATCTGAGTCGGAGCTCGAGTCCTTGAAAATGCTGCCCGATGTCATTGCAATTAGGCCTGACCATAGGCTCCAAATTCACACTACTTATTCTTACAAATTCTTGGGACTCGGCCTCAGTGCTTCGAGGGAAGGTGCTTGGTACAAATCTGCCTTTGGTAGAGGCACAATCATTGGGGTGCTCGATACCGGAGTTTGGCCCGAGAGTCCGAGCTTCAATGATCGTGGAATGCCAGCAGTTCCCAAAAAATGGCGAGGGATTTGCCAAGAAGGGCAGAACTTCAATTCTTCAAATTGCAACCGGAAACTCATTGGTGCTAGGTTTTTCACTAAAGGCCATCGCGTAGCTACGTACACACCAGATGGTGGTCGTGAGTATGTGTCACCGCGTGATTCCCACGGGCATGGAACTCACACATCATCAACAGCAGGGGGCGCTACTGTCCCAATGGCAAGTATTTTCGGCACTGCAGCTGGTGTGGCTCGAGGAATGGCTCCCGGAGCACATATAGCGGTGTACAAAGTGTGCTGGCTCAATGGATGTTATAGCTCTGATATCCTTGCAGCGATGGATGTTGCAATTAGAGATGGAGTAGacattctctccctctctctaggTGGCTTCCCCATTCCACTTTACGATGACAGCATTGCAATTGGCAGTTTTCGAGCAGTGGAGCATGGAATTTCAGTTGTGTGCGCAGCAGGCAACAATGGTCCCATCCAAAGCTCAGTTGCCAATGAAGCTCCTTGGATCACTACCATTGGTGCAAGTACACTAGACCGAAGATTTCCAGGAATAGTTCAAATGGGGAACGGAAAATACCTCTATGGAGAATCTTTGTACCCTGGAAACCACCTTAAGAGAGCAGGGAAAGAGCTTGAACTGGTTTACGTGACAAGTGAGAATAGTGGAAGTGAATATTGCTTCAAAGGGTCTCTTCCACGAGCAAAAGTCCGTGGAAAAATTGTGGTTTGTGACCGAGGTATCAATGGAAGAGCGGAGAAAGGTGAAGTGGTGAAGGAAGCTGGGGGTGCTGCAATGATCTTGGCAAACACAGTGATAAACCAAGAGGAAAACTCAGTTGATGTCCATGTCTTGCCTGCAACTCTTATTGGCTTCAAAGAATCAGTTCACTTGAAAGCTTACATAAACTCTACAAGGAGACCGACAGCTAGAATTGCATTCGGAGGTACAGTTATAGGAAAATCCAGAGCACCAGCAGTAGCTCAGTTCTCTGCTAGAGGACCGAGTTATTCTAACCCTTCAATCCTCAAACCGGATGTGATTGCTCCCGGGGTCAACATAATTGCTGCTTGGCCTCAAAACTTAGGCCCCACCGGCCTTCCAGAAGATTCTAGAAGAGTGAATTTTACTGTCATGTCGGGGACTTCAATGGCCTGTCCACATGGCAGTGGCATCGCGGCTCTGATACGCTCAGCTCATCCCAAATGGAGCCCTGCAGCCATTAAATCTGCCGTTATGACAACTGCTGAAGTAGTTGACCATGCAGGAAAACCGATAATGGATGGAGACAAACCAGCTGGTGTTTTTGCAATTGGTGCCGGACATGTCAACCCTGAAAGAGCCATTGATCCAGGGTTGATTTATGACATCAGGCCAGAGGATTATGTCACGCATTTATGCACTCTTGGATACACAAAATCAGAAATTCTTACCATCACTCACAGGAATGTCAGCTGCCGTGAAGTTTTGAAGATGAACAGGGGTTTCAGCCTCAATTACCCCTCCATTTCAGTAATTTTCAAACATGGTACAAGAAGTAAAATGATCAAAAGACGAGTAACAAATGTGGGGAGTCCTAATTCCATTTACAAGGTGGAAGTAATGGCACCTAAGGAAGTAAAAGTGAGAGTTAAACCCCAAAGGTTAATCTTCACACACATCAATCAGAGTTTGAGTTATAAGGTATGGTTTATATCAAGGAAGAGAACAGAAAAAGGGAAGATGAGCTTTGCACAAGGGCAGCTGACATGGGTGAATTCTAACAATAGCTTCAATCGGGTTAAAAGCCCCTTCTCGGTGACTTGGAAGTAA
- the LOC103435763 gene encoding photosystem II reaction center PSB28 protein, chloroplastic-like, with the protein MATLQSLAFSSPVSQCLRQPRLHSGLLCWGVHRSAESTFKGQSLRVSRPQWAPLRRCTQVSRSVTMMVKPKIQFIQGTDEQTIPDVRLTKSKDGTNGVAIFRFEQPSVFDSSGEFGDITGFYMIDEEGVLSSVDVNAKFVNGKPAGIEAKYIMRTPRDWDRFMRFMERYSNDNGLSFIKK; encoded by the exons ATGGCAACCCTGCAGTCGCTTGCATTCTCCTCTCCAGTCTCACAGTGTCTGCGGCAACCACGCCTCCATTCAG GCTTGTTATGTTGGGGTGTTCATAGAAGTGCAGAATCCACATTCAAAGGGCAGTCTTTGCGCGTGTCTCGTCCCCAATGGGCGCCATTAAGACGGTGTACTCAAGTGTCTAGGTCTGTTACAATGATGGTCAAACCGAAAATTCAGTTCATCCAAGGAACCGATGAACAGACAATACCAGATGTGAGGCTAACCAAATCAAAAGACGGTACAAATGGCGTGGCTATTTTCAGGTTTGAGCAACCTTCTGTGTTTGACTCCTCTGGTGAGTTTGGTGACATCACTGGATTTTACATGATTGACGAAGAAGGGGTCCTTTCGTCAGTTGATGTTAACGCCAAATTTGTCAACGGAAAGCCTGCAGGGATTGAAGCAAAGTATATAATGCGGACTCCAAGAGATTGGGACAGATTCATGAGATTCATGGAACGCTACTCAAATGACAATGGCTTgagtttcataaaaaaatga
- the LOC103435938 gene encoding bifunctional TH2 protein, mitochondrial-like, with translation MAVDEGISLARRLWAKFRKEYSVFALYSPFFVRLASSTLHSPTTFRHFISQDLHFLKAFALAYELAEDCADDDDDKNGIRDLRKRIIRRLQTHDTFVQECGFELADEGASNGIATNKYTDFLLATASGKIEGERSAPGKIATPFEKTKVAAYTLAALAPCIRLYAFISTEIQGFLSSDDYESHIYKTWIDTYSSQILEETALQNEDMLDRLSICLTSEELEIIENLYHQAMKLLVDIVVNQPISDQQSVVPLSRMYEFDECHLTILCDFDLACTAFDSAAILAEIALITAPKADIDGSDQTQLARMSSADLRSTWDVLSTQYTEEFEQSVESILASNKVEEFDYESLCNALEQLAAFERKANERVVESGVLKGLNVEDIKRAGQSLIQDGCRSFFQRIVKNENLKADVHVLSYCWCNDLIASAFSSGDLNVLNVHSNELVYEESVTTGEIVKKMESPMEKLQAFNDILIDRKSEGKHLTVYIGGSVGDLLCLLEADIGIVIGSSSSLRRLGDHFGVSFVPLFSGLVKRQRELAEDCSSNWKPMSGILYTVSSWAEIQAFILGT, from the exons ATGGCCGTGGACGAAGGAATAAGCCTAGCACGGCGGTTGTGGGCAAAGTTCAGAAAAGAATACTCCGTTTTCGCTTTGTACAGTCCTTTCTTTGTGCGGTTGGCCTCTTCTACTCTCCACTCTCCGACCACCTTCCGCCATTTCATCTCTCAAGACCTCCATTTTCTCAAAGCCTTCGCTCTCGC GTATGAATTGGCGGAGGATTGTGCAGATGATGACGACGACAAAAATGGCATACGCGATTTGAGGAAACGTATAATCCGCAGGCTTCAAACGCACGACACTTTTGTCCAA GAATGTGGATTTGAGCTCGCGGATGAAGGCGCTTCTAACGGCATTGCAACGAACAAATACACAGATTTCTTGCTTGCAACAGCATCGGGGAAAATTGAGGGAGAAAGATCGGCTCCCGGTAAAATTGCAACCCCTTTTGAAAAGACCAAAGTTGCTGCTTACACACTTGCTGCTCTGGCTCCTTGTATCAGACTCTATGCCTTCATTAGTACTGAGATTCAGGGATTTCTAAGTTCTGATGATTATGAATCTCACATATACAAAACGTGGATAGACACCTATTCGTCTCAAATTCTCGAG GAAACAGCTTTGCAAAATGAAGACATGCTAGACAGACTTAGCATTTGCTTGACTAGTGAGGAGCTTGAAATTATAGAGAATCTCTATCACCAAGCAATGAAACTTCTAGTAGATATTGTTGTTAACCAACCAATTTCTGATCAGCAATCTGTAGTCCCTCTATCTCGGATGTATGAGTTCGACGAATGCCATCTGACGATACTATGTGATTTTGATTTGGCATGCACTGCATTTGACTCTGCTGCCATACTGGCTGAGATTGCACTCATAACAGCACCAAAGGCTGATATTGATGGATCTGATCAAACGCAACTCGCGCGAATGTCTTCCGCAGACTTGAGGAGCACTTGGGATGTCCTATCCACCCAATATACTGAAGAATTTGAACAATCTGTCGAAAGCATTTTGGCCAGTAATAAAG TGGAAGAATTTGATTACGAAAGTCTATGTAATGCGCTTGAACAACTCGCGGCGTTTGAGAGAAAGGCAAACGAAAGGGTGGTTGAGTCCGGAGTACTGAAGGGTTTGAATGTAGAGGATATAAAAAGGGCTGGCCAGAGTCTCATTCAGGATGGTTGCAGAAGCTTCTTTCAAAGGattgtgaaaaatgaaaatctgAAAGCTGATGTTCATGTACTTTCATACTGCTGGTGCAATGATCTAATTGCATCAGCTTTTTCGTCAG GAGATCTGAATGTCTTGAATGTACATTCCAATGAGCTAGTCTATGAAGAATCTGTTACGACCGGCGAAATTGTGAAGAAGATGGAGTCTCCCATGGAAAAACTTCAAGCCTTCAACGACATCCTAATCGACCGAAAGAGTGAAGGCAAGCACTTGACAGTTTACATTGGAGGCTCAGTGGGTGACTTGCTTTGCCTTCTTGAGGCAGATATAGGTATTGTGATTGGATCAAGTTCATCCTTGAGGAGACTAGGTGATCACTTTGGTGTTTCCTTTGTCCCATTGTTTTCTggcttggtgaagaggcagagAGAACTTGCTGAAGATTGTTCCTCTAATTGGAAACCAATGTCTGGAATTCTTTATACAGTGTCTAGTTGGGCTGAAATACAGGCTTTTATTTTAGGTACATAA
- the LOC103435764 gene encoding MDIS1-interacting receptor like kinase 1, translating into MQLRKTQLLIFLFLCCSSFGIAAVANDEVSALLSMKAGLIDPLNSLKDWNLPENGAHCNWTGVWCNTEGHVEKLDLSHMNLSGPVSGDIQRLRSLTSLNLCCSGFSSSLPKSISNLTALKTFDVSQNSLVGEFPWGFGSAGGLTELNASSNNFSGFLPEDLGNATMLETLDLRGNFFGGSIPKSFKNLQKLKFLGLSGNSLTGEIPAEFGELSSLEAMILGYNEFEGGIPMEFGNLTNLKYLDLAVGNLSGEIPAELGRLQFLETVFLYKNNFEGKIPAEIGAISSLKLLDLSDNMLSGEIPAEIGELKNLQLLNVMSNQLSGSVPFGIGSLSQLSVLELWNNSFSGPLPSDLGKNAPLQWLDISSNSFSGELPSTLCNKGNLTKLILFNNALTGPIPASLSTCLSLVRVRMQNNFLSGTIPVGLGKLERLQRLELANNNLTGAIPDDLSSSTSLSFIDVSRNRLHSSLPSTILSAPSLQTLMASNNELVGKIPDQFQDSPSLSVLDLSSNHFSGTIPASIASCERLVSLNLRNNQLNGDIPKSIAMMPTLSILDLSNNSLTGGIPENFGISPALETLNVSFNKLEGPVPENGVLRRINPSDLVGNAGLCGSVLPPCMRNPVLASRHRNVHTRNIVSGWVIGISSVLAVGLALFSARTLYKRWYSNGSCFGDSFEVGNGEWPWRLMAFQRLGFTSTDILACVKESNVIGMGATGVVYKAEISRSNTVVAVKKLWRPATDIETGSSDDLVGEVNLLGRLRHRNIVRLLGFLNNDTNLMIIYEFMPNGSLGETLHGKQAGRLLVDWVSRYNIAVGVAQGLSYLHHDCHPPVIHRDIKSNNILLDANLDARIADFGLARMMVRKNETVSMVAGSYGYIAPEYGYTLKVDEKIDIYSYGVVLLELLTGKRPLDPEFGESVDVVEWIRRKIKDNKSLEAALDPGVGNCKHVQEEMLLVLRIALLCTAKLPKDRPSMRDVITMLGEAKPRRKSSSNNNDAYAAANKDQHVFSTSPVHGLL; encoded by the exons ATGCAGTTGAGGAAAACCCAATTGCTGATCTTCTTATTTTTGTGCTGTTCTTCATTTGGCATTGCAGCTGTGGCCAATGACGAAGTTTCTGCACTGCTTTCGATGAAAGCAGGCCTCATTGATCCACTAAACAGCCTCAAAGACTGGAACTTACCGGAAAATGGAGCTCACTGCAATTGGACAGGCGTATGGTGCAACACTGAGGGGCACGTAGAGAAGCTTGATCTCTCCCACATGAACCTCAGCGGCCCGGTATCCGGCGACATCCAACGTCTCCGAAGCCTCACTTCTCTCAACCTCTGCTGCAGTGGCTTCTCCTCATCACTGCCAAAATCCATCTCAAATCTCACAGCATTGAAAACTTTTGATGTGAGTCAAAACTCACTTGTTGGTGAGTTTCCATGGGGATTCGGAAGTGCTGGAGGATTGACGGAACTCAACGCTTCGAGTAATAATTTTTCGGGGTTTCTTCCTGAGGATCTCGGCAATGCCACAATGCTGGAGACTCTGGATCTCAGAGGGAACTTTTTCGGGGGCTCGATTCCAAAGTCATTCAAGAACTTGCAGAAGCTCAAGTTTCTTGGGCTTTCCGGCAACAGTCTTACCGGGGAAATCCCCGCTGAGTTTGGAGAGCTGTCCTCATTGGAAGCTATGATCCTTGGGTACAATGAGTTTGAAGGTGGGATTCCAATGGAGTTTGGGAATCTTACCAACCTGAAGTATCTTGATTTGGCAGTTGGGAATCTTAGTGGTGAGATTCCAGCTGAGTTGGGGAGGCTTCAGTTTCTTGAGACTGTGTTCTTATACAAGAACAATTTTGAAGGCAAAATTCCAGCTGAAATTGGCGCCATTTCTTCGCTGAAATTGCTGGATCTCTCTGATAATATGTTATCGGGGGAAATCCCAGCTGAGATTGGGGAGCTGAAGAATTTGCAGCTTTTGAATGTGATGAGTAATCAGCTGTCAGGTTCAGTTCCATTCGGAATTGGAAGTTTGAGTCAGTTAAGTGTTCTTGAGTTATGGAACAATTCGTTTTCAGGTCCTTTGCCTAGCGatcttggcaaaaatgccccATTGCAGTGGTTGGACATCTCATCCAACTCATTTTCCGGTGAGCTTCCATCCACATTGTGCAACAAGGGCAACCTCACCAAGCTCATCCTCTTCAACAATGCCCTCACAGGTCCAATTCCGGCGAGCCTATCCACGTGCCTTTCGCTTGTTCGTGTTCGAATGCAGAACAATTTTCTTTCCGGAACAATCCCAGTTGGGCTTGGCAAGCTTGAGAGGCTTCAGAGGTTAGAATTAGCAAACAACAATCTCACTGGTGCAATCCCAGAtgatctttcttcttctacttcACTCTCTTTCATTGATGTCTCTCGAAACCGCCTCCATTCTTCTCTGCCTTCCACCATTCTCTCTGCACCAAGCTTGCAAACCCTGATGGCCTCGAATAATGAATTGGTCGGCAAAATCCCAGATCAATTCCAGGACAGCCCTTCACTTTCGGTGCTTGATCTCTCATCAAACCATTTCTCAGGAACCATCCCAGCAAGCATTGCTTCATGTGAGAGATTGGTAAGCTTGAATCTGAGGAACAACCAATTGAACGGAGACATCCCGAAATCAATTGCCATGATGCCCACATTGTCCATTCTTGATCTGTCCAACAACTCTCTCACTGGTGGCATACCCGAAAATTTCGGAATCTCACCAGCCTTGGAGACGCTCAATGTCTCATTCAACAAGCTAGAGGGTCCTGTCCCAGAAAATGGTGTGCTGAGAAGAATAAACCCGAGTGATCTTGTGGGCAATGCCGGACTCTGTGGCAGTGTCCTCCCTCCGTGCATGCGAAATCCAGTGCTGGCATCGAGGCATAGGAATGTGCACACAAGGAACATTGTTTCAGGATGGGTGATTGGGATCTCATCAGTTTTAGCAGTTGGACTCGCACTTTTCAGTGCTCGAACTCTATACAAGAGGTGGTACTCGAATGGGAGTTGCTTCGGAGACAGTTTCGAAGTTGGCAATGGAGAGTGGCCATGGAGACTGATGGCATTCCAGAGGCTTGGTTTCACAAGTACTGACATCCTGGCTTGTGTGAAGGAATCAAATGTGATCGGAATGGGAGCCACCGGGGTTGTGTACAAGGCAGAGATATCAAGATCAAACACAGTTGTGGCAGTTAAAAAGTTGTGGAGACCGGCAACAGACATTGAAACTGGAAGCAGTGACGATCTAGTTGGGGAAGTGAATCTGTTGGGAAGGCTAAGGCATCGAAACATAGTTCGATTGTTGGGATTTTTGAACAATGATACGAATTTGATGATCATATATGAGTTTATGCCCAATGGCAGCTTAGGAGAAACCTTGCATGGCAAGCAAGCAGGGAGATTGCTTGTAGATTGGGTTTCAAGGTACAACATAGCAGTTGGAGTTGCACAAGGTCTTTCCTATCTCCACCATGATTGTCACCCACCAGTCATCCATAGAGACATCAAGTCCAATAACATATTGCTTGATGCAAACCTCGACGCAAGGATTGCGGATTTCGGGTTGGCACGGATGATGGTTCGGAAAAACGAGACAGTGTCAATGGTGGCTGGATCATACGGTTACATAGCCCCTG AATATGGATACACATTGAAGGTTGACGAAAAGATCGACATCTACAGCTACGGTGTGGTTCTATTGGAGCTTCTAACAGGAAAGAGGCCATTAGACCCCGAATTTGGTGAGTCAGTAGACGTCGTGGAATGGATTCGGAGGAAGATTAAGGACAACAAAAGTTTAGAAGCAGCATTAGACCCCGGTGTAGGAAACTGCAAGCATGTTCAAGAAGAGATGCTCTTAGTCCTTAGAATAGCATTGCTTTGCACTGCCAAGCTTCCGAAGGACAGGCCTTCCATGAGGGATGTCATAACGATGCTCGGAGAGGCGAAGCCCCGGCGAAaaagcagcagcaacaacaacgATGCATATGCAGCAGCTAACAAGGACCAGCATGTGTTTAGCACCTCACCTGTACATGGCCTTCTCTAG
- the LOC103435765 gene encoding auxin-responsive protein IAA13-like isoform X2 — MESGGSASGPSTKSTLSREENFAMSSEDSSTPEESGLELCLGLSLGGGGGGGGKGQQGQRGQVARILTAKDFPSAGFSSSSASKSSSSTSSSLSSANVAAGTKRSADSVAAANGGSQVVGWPPIRAYRMNSLVHQAKSSSAEGSNSVNERSECKTGAGKVNNGGHKTNGNAKEIGQQSGSLFVKVNMDGIPIGRKVNLSAHSSYEALAQKLEDMFHGPSTHGGPEMEGATRPSKLLDGSFEFALTYEDKDGDWMLVGDVPWEMFLGTVKRLRIMKTSEDNGLAPLLREKNVRQRCKPI; from the exons ATGGAGAGTGGAGGTTCTGCAAGTGGGCCGTCGACTAAGTCAACGCTGTCCAGGGAGGAGAATTTTGCCATGTCTTCTGAGGACTCTTCTACCCCTGAGGAGTCTGGGCTCGAGCTCTGTCTTGGGCTGAgccttggtggtggtggtggtggtggtggtaaggGTCAGCAAGGGCAAAGGGGTCAAGTTGCTAGGATCTTGACTGCTAAGGATTTTCCTTCTGCGGGGTTTTCTTCTTCGTCGGCTTCCAAGTCGTCgtcttctacttcttcttcGTTGAGCAGTGCTAATGTTGCGGCTGGAACCAAGAGAAGTGCTGATTCTGTGGCTGCTGCTAATGGTGGCAG TCAGGTTGTGGGATGGCCTCCTATCAGAGCTTATAGAATGAACAGTTTGGTTCACCAAGCGAAATCTTCATCTGCCGAAGGATCTAACTCAGTAAATGAGAGAAGCGAGTGCAAGACTGGTGCGGGGAAGGTTAACAATGGAGGTCACAAGACCAAcggaaatgctaaggagatagGGCAGCAGAGTGGTTCCCTGTTTGTGAAGGTGAATATGGACGGGATTCCTATTGGGCgaaaggttaatttaagtgcACATAGTTCGTATGAAGCCCTAGCACAAAAATTGGAGGATATGTTCCATGGGCCCTCGACACATG GTGGTCCGGAGATGGAAGGAGCAACTAGACCCTCAAAATTGCTGGATGGATCATTTGAGTTTGCGCTCACTTACGAAGATAAAGATGGAGACTGGATGCTTGTGGGAGATGTTCCTTGGGA GATGTTTCTTGGTACTGTGAAGAGGTTGAGGATTATGAAGACATCTGAGGATAACGGACTTG CTCCGCTGTTACGGGAAAAGAATGTGAGGCAAAGATGTAAGCCAATCTAG
- the LOC103435765 gene encoding auxin-responsive protein IAA11-like isoform X1 — translation MESGGSASGPSTKSTLSREENFAMSSEDSSTPEESGLELCLGLSLGGGGGGGGKGQQGQRGQVARILTAKDFPSAGFSSSSASKSSSSTSSSLSSANVAAGTKRSADSVAAANGGSQVVGWPPIRAYRMNSLVHQAKSSSAEGSNSVNERSECKTGAGKVNNGGHKTNGNAKEIGQQSGSLFVKVNMDGIPIGRKVNLSAHSSYEALAQKLEDMFHGPSTHGSGGPEMEGATRPSKLLDGSFEFALTYEDKDGDWMLVGDVPWEMFLGTVKRLRIMKTSEDNGLAPLLREKNVRQRCKPI, via the exons ATGGAGAGTGGAGGTTCTGCAAGTGGGCCGTCGACTAAGTCAACGCTGTCCAGGGAGGAGAATTTTGCCATGTCTTCTGAGGACTCTTCTACCCCTGAGGAGTCTGGGCTCGAGCTCTGTCTTGGGCTGAgccttggtggtggtggtggtggtggtggtaaggGTCAGCAAGGGCAAAGGGGTCAAGTTGCTAGGATCTTGACTGCTAAGGATTTTCCTTCTGCGGGGTTTTCTTCTTCGTCGGCTTCCAAGTCGTCgtcttctacttcttcttcGTTGAGCAGTGCTAATGTTGCGGCTGGAACCAAGAGAAGTGCTGATTCTGTGGCTGCTGCTAATGGTGGCAG TCAGGTTGTGGGATGGCCTCCTATCAGAGCTTATAGAATGAACAGTTTGGTTCACCAAGCGAAATCTTCATCTGCCGAAGGATCTAACTCAGTAAATGAGAGAAGCGAGTGCAAGACTGGTGCGGGGAAGGTTAACAATGGAGGTCACAAGACCAAcggaaatgctaaggagatagGGCAGCAGAGTGGTTCCCTGTTTGTGAAGGTGAATATGGACGGGATTCCTATTGGGCgaaaggttaatttaagtgcACATAGTTCGTATGAAGCCCTAGCACAAAAATTGGAGGATATGTTCCATGGGCCCTCGACACATG GTTCAGGTGGTCCGGAGATGGAAGGAGCAACTAGACCCTCAAAATTGCTGGATGGATCATTTGAGTTTGCGCTCACTTACGAAGATAAAGATGGAGACTGGATGCTTGTGGGAGATGTTCCTTGGGA GATGTTTCTTGGTACTGTGAAGAGGTTGAGGATTATGAAGACATCTGAGGATAACGGACTTG CTCCGCTGTTACGGGAAAAGAATGTGAGGCAAAGATGTAAGCCAATCTAG